One window of the Babesia bovis T2Bo chromosome 2, whole genome shotgun sequence genome contains the following:
- a CDS encoding DnaJ domain family protein, translated as MGKDYYSILGVSRGSNDAELKKAYRKLAMQWHPDKHPDPVAKQKAEDMFKNVSEAYDVLSDPEKRKIYDQFGEEGLKGTAGGPNQGAGTTQYVYTGVDPSELFKRFFSTDRGFMFNGNFGDDMGGFGDAFQMHHTTHSRPSKSVNYELDLPVTLEELYTGTTKKMKITRKRFSGNTEYKEEQILKVDVKAGWKDGTKLTFAHEGDQASPTSPPGDLIFIIRSKPHPRFTRDGNNLIYKFTVPLVKALTGFQATLTTLDNRRVTTRIVDVVSPSYRKVIPNEGMPISKSPSHRGDLILEFDITFPRTLTPEQKKQMIAVFNELG; from the exons ATGGGCAAG GATTATTACTCAATTCTCGGTGTAAGCCGTGGATCCAACGATGCCGAGTTGAAAAAAGCCTATCGTAAGCTGGCCATGCAATGGCATCCAGACAAACATCCTGATCCTGTTGCCAAACAAAAG GCGGAGGATATGTTCAAAAATGTCTCCGAGGCATATGACGTTCTTTCTGATCCTGAAAAACGGAAGATATATGACCAGTTTGGAGAGGAGGGTTTGAAAGGCACCGCCGGTGGTCCAAACCAAGGAGCCGGTACAACTCAATATGTTT ATACTGGTGTGGACCCATCGGAGTTGTTCAAGAGATTCTTTTCCACTGACCGCGGCTTCATGTTCAATGGCAATTTTGGTGATGATATGGGTGGTTTCGGCGATGCTTTTCAAATGCATCATACAACTCATTCACGTCCCTCCAAGTCTGTTAATTACGAGCTAGATCTACCGGTCACACTAGAGGAGCTCTACACTGGCACCACGAAGAAAATGAAGATAACGCGTAAACGCTTCTCAGGCAACACTGAGTACAAGGAAGAACAGATCCTTAAGGTCGACGTCAAGGCG GGTTGGAAGGACGGAACAAAATTGACTTTTGCACATGAAGGTGACCAAGCGTCACCTACGAGCCCTCCGGGCGATcttatatttatcataaGATCAAAGCCACACCCAAGATTTACGCGTGACGGTAACAACTTAATATACAAGTTCACAGTGCCTTTGGTAAAGGCTTTGACTGGATTCCAGGCAACTCTTACTACACTGGACAATCGCAGGGTAACAACCCGAATTGTCGACGTTGTTTCACCGTCGTACCGGAAAGTCATCCCGAACGAAGGAATGCCAATTTCGAAGTCGCCCTCCCACCGTGGAGATCTCATATTGGAATTTGACATTACGTTCCCGCGGACGCTAACTCCGGAGCAGAAGAAGCAAATGATTGCTGTATTCAATGAGTTGGGTTAA
- a CDS encoding Leucyl/phenylalanyl-tRNA protein transferase family protein, which produces MDDMGGLLSDPDDGFYPGQPTPVTRWELAEQKNREWDRMLIETSSRTDLELRGHCFECTDIPSLDPDVLEHGSCFASSVHSDRWRRLVSAIQDSKATQTAVVAHDTMSELVKVEILLFGNNSTVLRQQLVRGLIFLIWNNHTLTQAPWYSRLMQLARDIDACCFLRRLADENCRINLSPLITPYSSLDDALDIFQQEGLDGETAWSPYVEGELMYRLASRGFITVAVSVEALDHHKRLLIPKMHTDRCYLRPLHIRMTKRGKNAAKHMRITLDTVFNRVIKGIVRQHGENWMYPEMQREFNQMYYQKHRYEVEGTTLHSVEVWQGRELVAGEIGFITGGVYTSVTGFHTVSSSGTFQMYSLAAILHFQGIDFWDLGMDIPYKRSLGANVISRGAFIDAFTNAKRQERTFEIPQRFRDHANGVALLEEFENEQRRCGVV; this is translated from the exons ATGGATGATATGGGTGGACTTCTTTCGGATCCTGATGATGGATTCTACCCTGGTCAACCTACACCAGTCACTCGATGGGAGCTTGCGGAACAAAAGAATCGAGAGTGGGATAGAATGCTAATTGAGACTAGCTCTCGTACTGACTTGGAATTAAGAGGGCATTGCTTCGAGTGTACAGACATACCGTCGCTGGACCCTGATGTCTTGGAACATGGTTCATGTTTTGCAAGTTCTGTGCACAGCGATCGCTGGAGGCGCTTGGTTAGTGCCATACAGGATTCTAAAGCCACGCAAACTGCTGTGGTTGCTCATGATACTATGAGTGAGTTGGTAAAGGTAGAGATTCTCTTATTTGGTAACAATAGTACCGTGTTGAGGCAACAGCTTGTACGTGGTCTAATATTTCTAATTTGGAACAACCACACACTTACTCAAGctccatggtactccaggCTGATGCAATTGGCAAGAGATATAGATGcatgttgttttttgcGTCGTTTGGCTGATGAAAATTGCCGCATTAATCTGAGTCCCTTGATAACTCCATATAGCAGCTTAGACGATgcattggatatatttCAACAAGAAGGACTTGATG GTGAGACTGCTTGGTCACCATACGTGGAAGGGGAACTGATGTATCGCTTAGCATCGAGAGGGTTTATTACAGTCGCCGTGAGTGTAGAAGCGCTGGATCATCATAAGCGACTGCTGATACCTAAAATGCATACCGATCGTTGTTACCTTAGACCCTTACATATACGTATGACAAAGCGTGGAAAGAATGCGGCGAAGCATATGAGAATAACACTGGATACCGTGTTTAATCGa GTGATCAAAGGAATCGTACGCCAACACGGTGAAAATTGGATGTATCCCGAAATGCAACGTGAATTCAATCAAATGTACTACCAAAAACATCGTTACGAGGTAGAAGGTACTACATTACACTCTGTGGAGGTGTGGCAAGGAAGAGAATTGGTCGCCGGTGAAATCGGTT TTATCACCGGCGGTGTGTATACCAGTGTAACTGGATTCCATACCGTATCCTCATCAGGAACTTTCCAAATGTACTCTCTGGCTGCTATTTTACATTTCCAGG GCATTGATTTTTGGGACCTAGGTATGGATATACCGTATAAACGCAGTCTAGGCGCTAATGTAATATCTCGTGGCGCATTCATTGACGCCTTTACAAATGCCAAGAGACAG GAACGGACATTTGAGATACCTCAGCGCTTCCGAGATCACGCTAATGGAGTCGCTTTATTGGAAGAATTCGAAAATGAGCAACGCCGATGCGGAGTTGTTTAA
- a CDS encoding 6-cysteine (A): MDIQNTLNRLALACFIVFCKNLLIATATPSIHLDLSHNNKQYDDFSVNEVIVAGPKEVVITCGNGRDEDVEHTMYPSDPVSKMLLPPEGNDFTSAVEKEVASHSFYRSSDLNFEVKKAKDVPVSVKISRTVDTLIMAKDPENFSLNFACKYQSKDGSNAPVYKWVTIKFEAVYPMAYGCETGNNMLFKNSRPIIPNILNLQIASCSVDIEPGMIFGIYCKAGERLDPGECFSDEELSDYNGAITPYIPKFAANANPASTLSTRFRLFKVHDGQLPNSVDLSCACVGAYDKTTRILYVNMLGNVVVNASKQTNNMKADLMPTIKEVIMNMNPGNNITVKYVPDGEVFLSRGRKVTGQLRPTNPDTTAFNGLPVESNPPTPIKDFIGSRGVDITYTKVKDKMVYKVKYADDALLVLKSNTPFMFYNWKVNGVPGEVAVNGILKVGFNIMPTDPYTYGCGVDSADLFRDTGFQLKQEGRGRKVTHCKVNPYLSSPVGFYCPEGFVLEPPNCFSEMLHKDKEVVVPLSDFEPLARALEGRHIKVADFHTSTSNRDHIRYSSVELMCRCLDKEGRVRASITLNLQRPSNLRRQWNDMLKPTRF, translated from the coding sequence ATGGATATCCAAAACACATTAAATAGGCTAGCGTTGGCATGCTTTATAGTTTTTTGCAAAAATCTTTTAATAGCCACTGCCACCCCAAGCATTCATTTAGATTTGTCGCATAATAACAAGCAGTATGACGATTTTTCTGTTAACGAGGTTATTGTGGCAGGTCCAAAGGAGGTGGTGATAACCTGTGGCAATGGTAGGGACGAAGATGTGGAACATACAATGTATCCCAGTGACCCTGTGAGCAAGATGTTGCTGCCACCGGAAGGCAACGATTTCACCAGTGCTGTTGAGAAGGAGGTGGCTTCACATAGTTTCTATCGTAGCAGCGACTTGAATTTTGAGGTGAAGAAGGCCAAGGACGTCCCAGTTTCTGTGAAGATTTCTAGGACTGTGGATACATTGATCATGGCTAAGGATCCTGAGAACTTTAGTCTCAACTTTGCTTGCAAGTATCAATCCAAGGATGGTAGCAATGCTCCAGTTTACAAATGGGTCACTATCAAATTCGAAGCTGTATACCCTATGGCATATGGTTGTGAGACAGGAaataatatgttgtttaaaAACAGTAGGCCTATAATTccaaatattttaaatctGCAAATTGCCTCATGTTCTGTTGACATTGAACCTGGGATGatttttggtatatattgtaagGCTGGAGAACGTTTAGACCCAGGTGAATGCTTCTCTGATGAAGAATTATCAGATTACAACGGAGCAATCACGCcatatataccaaaatTCGCTGCAAACGCTAATCCTGCAAGTACACTTTCCACGAGATTTAGACTGTTTAAAGTGCATGATGGCCAACTTCCTAATTCTGTTGACTTGAGTTGCGCATGCGTTGGTGCTTATGACAAAACAACGCGAATCCTATATGTAAACATGCTAGGGAATGTTGTAGTTAATGCATCGAAACAAACCAATAATATGAAGGCGGATCTGATGCCAACGATCAAGGAGGTGATAATGAACATGAATCCTGGTAACAATATTACGGTAAAGTATGTTCCGGACGGTGAGGTGTTTCTATCTCGTGGAAGAAAGGTCACAGGTCAACTCAGACCAACAAATCCTGATACCACCGCTTTCAATGGATTGCCTGTAGAATCGAACCCGCCTACCCCAATCAAGGATTTTATTGGTTCCAGGGGAGTTGATATAACATACACTAAGGTTAAAGATAAAATGGTCTACAAAGTCAAGTATGCTGATGATGCATTGCTAGTTTTGAAATCAAACACACCATTTATGTTTTACAACTGGAAAGTCAATGGTGTTCCTGGTGAAGTCGCTGTCAACGGAATACTGAAAGTAGGGTTCAACATTATGCCTACAGATCCCTATACCTATGGTTGTGGTGTTGATAGTGCCGATTTATTTAGAGACACTGGATTTCAGTTGAAACAAGAAGGGAGAGGTCGGAAGGTTACGCATTGCAAGGTCAATCCTTACTTATCTAGTCCTGTTGGATTTTACTGTCCTGAAGGTTTCGTGCTGGAGCCACCCAACTGCTTCAGTGAGATGCTTCACAAAGATAAGGAGGTCGTGGTGCCACTATCTGATTTCGAACCACTGGCCAGAGCATTGGAAGGGCGGCATATAAAGGTTGCGGATTTCCATACGTCAACGAGTAACCGGGATCATATACGATACTCTTCAGTAGAGCTCATGTGCCGTTGTCTCGATAAAGAAGGGCGTGTTAGAGCAAGTATCACACTCAATTTACAGAGGCCATCAAATTTGCGCCGTCAATGGAATGACATGCTAAAGCCTACGAGATTCTAG